One region of Miscanthus floridulus cultivar M001 chromosome 19, ASM1932011v1, whole genome shotgun sequence genomic DNA includes:
- the LOC136529456 gene encoding uncharacterized protein has translation MLSLSRALGRRLFSSAAAASESAAAASTSAVRKAQNPLEEFFEVERSTEEDKPPPHYGRSWKASELRIKSWDDLQKLWYVLLKEKNMLMTQRQMLHSENMRFPNPERISKVKKSMCRIKHVLTERAIAEPDPRRSSEMKRMINAL, from the exons ATGCTGTCCCTGTCGAGGGCGCTCGGGAGGCGGCTCTTCTCATCTGCCGCCGCCGCGTCGGAGTCAGCCGCGGCCGCGTCGACGTCGGCGGTCAGGAAGGCGCAGAACCCGCTCGAGGAGTTCTTCGAGGTCGAGCGGAGCACCGAGGAAGACAAGCCCCCTCCCCACTACG GTCGCAGTTGGAAGGCTTCTGAATTGCGTATAAAATCTTGGGATGACCTTCAGAAGCTGTGGTATGTTCTTCTAAAAGAAAAGAACATGCTAATGACACAGCGTCAGATGCTGCATTCAGAGAACATGCGGTTTCCAAATCCAGAACGAATTTCCAAG GTAAAAAAATCAATGTGCCGGATAAAGCATGTCTTGACTGAGAGGGCTATAGCCGAGCCTGATCCAAGGAGATCTTCGGAAATGAAGCGGATGATAAACGCCCTGTGA